CCGATCACCACCGCACCACGCAGCCGATGCCCTTCCGAGCGCACCAACTCGTCCACCGACGCACCCTTGAGCAACCCGCCGGCCACCCACACCACACGCTCGTGCGACCGCAACGACGCCGCAGCAGCATGAGGATTCGTGGCCTTCGAGTCGTTCACGTACGAAACCCCACCGGCCGTCGCCACCAGCACCGCCCGATGCGCCCCCGGCCGGAACTCGCGCAACCCACGTGCCACCGCCGAAGCGGGAACGCCGTGCGCACGGGCCAAAGCCGCAGCAGCCAGGGCATCCGCGATCCCGGGAGGCCCACCAGGCCGAACGTCGTCCGCCGGCAGCAACACCGTGTCCGAAGCCCCGAACGCCCGGTCCACCAACTGCCCGTCGTGGACCCCGAGCTGACCTTCCTCCGGCGACCCCAGCGTGAACCCGATGTGCGCCCGAGCCGACGACCGCGCCAACAGCCGCGCCACCACCGGGTCGTCCACCCCGCCGATCCCGACCTCACCGGTCAGCACACCGGCCTTCGCCGCCGCGTACGCCTCGAACGTCCCGTGCCAGTCCAAGTGGTCCTCGGCCAGGTTCAGCAGCACCCCGGCGAACGGCCGCACGGATGGCGACCAGTGCAGCTGGAAGCTCGACAACTCCACCGCCAGCACCCGACGCCCGGCCAGCAACGCGTCCACCACCGGCAACCCCACGTTGCCGCACGCGACCGCGTCGAGCCCCGCCGCGCGCAGGATCGACTCCAGCATCCCGACGGTCGTCGTCTTGCCGTTCGTCCCGGTCACCGCGAGCCACGTCGGCGGGTCGGCCAGTTCCATGCCCATCCGCCAGGCCAGCTCGACCTCGCCGATCACCTCGACGCCCGCCGCCGCGGCCGCCACCAGCAACGGGCTGGACGGGCGCCAACCGGGGCTGGTCACGACCAAGTCGGTCCCCGGCGGCGGCGCGACCAAGCCGGGCACCAGCGTCACGCCGGGCAGCAGCTGCTCCAGCGCGGCGAGGTTGTCGGCCGAACCGTCGGTCACCGTCACCACGGCGTCCGCCGCCAGCAACGCCTCCGCCGCGGACCGGCCGGTCACCCCGGCGCCGGCGACCAGGACGTGACGACCTGAGAGGAATCCCATGGTCAGCTCTCGACCGCGGTCAGCCACTCGCTGTAGAACAGGCCGAGCCCGAGCATGCAGCACATGCCCGCGAGCAGCCAGAACCGGATGATCACCGTGGTTTCGGCCCAGCCGGCGAGTTCGAAGTGGTGGTGGAACGGCGCCATTCGGAACAGCCGCCGCCGTGACGTGCGGAAGACCGCGACCTGCAACACCACCGACAGCGCCTCGACCACGAACAGACCGCCGATGACGACCATCAGCAGCTCGGTGCGGGTGGTGATGGCCAGACCGGCCACCAGACCGCCCAGCGCGAGCGAGCCCGTGTCACCCATGAAGATCTTGGCGGGCGCGGCGTTCCACCACAGGAAGCCGATGCAGCCGGCCATCGCGGCGGCGGCGACCACGGCCAGGTCCAGCGGGTCGCGCACGTCGTAGCAGCCGGCCACGAGCAGGTTGGAGCAGTTGTAGCGGAACTGCCAGAAGCTGATCACCACGTAGGTGCCGAGCACCATCGCGGACGTGCCGCCGGCCAGACCGTCCAGGCCGTCGGTCAGGTTCACCGCGTTCGACCAGGCGCTGATCGCGGCGTAGCAGAACACCACGAAACCGACGACGCCGAACGACACCACGGAGATGTCGCGCACGAACGACAGGTTCACGGACGCGGGCGTGTACCCGTCCTTGTTCGGGAACTGGATGACCAGCACCGCGAAGATGATCGTGGCGAGGAACTGGCCGACGAGCTTCGCGGTCTTGTTCAGGCCCAGGTTGCGCTGCTTGCGGATCTTGATGAAGTCGTCCAGGAAGCCCACGAGGCCGAGCGACGTGGTCAGCATCAGCACCAGCAGGCCGGACGCGCTGGGCGTCTGCTCCTGCGCGGACGCCGACATGGAGTTCACCAGGTGCGAACCGAGGTAGCCCGCCCACATCGCGACCAGGATCGCGACGCCGCCCATGGTGGGCGTGCCGCGCTTGGTCTTGTGGCTCTGCGGGCCCTCTTCGCGGATCTCCTGGCCGAAACCCTGCCGGGAGAAGACTTTGATCAGGTACGGCGTCAGCATGATCGACGCGATCAGCGCGATGGCCGCCGCGATGAGGATGCTCTTCACTTGCTGACCGCCTCCAGGAGAGCCTCGGCAACCCGCCACAGGCCGTATGAGTTGGATGCCTTCACCAGGACGACGTCACCGGGCCGCACCTGGTCGCGCAGCAGCTCGACGGCCGCCGTCACGTCGGGCACCAAAATCGCTTCTTCTCCCCATGATCCTTCCAGGTGCGCCCCCTGCTGCATCGCTCGGGCGTCCTGACCGACCACGACCAGCTTGTTGATGTCCAAGCGGACCGCGAGCCGTCCGATCTCGTCGTGCGCGCGGATCGAATCCGCACCCAATTCGGCCATCGGGCCCAGCACCGCCCAGCTCCGGCGGGCGGGCGTGGCGGCCCTGGAGATGGTGGCGAGCGACTTCAGGGCCGCGCGCACCGACTCCGGGTTCGCGTTGTACGCGTCGTTGACGATCGTCACACCATCAGGACGTTCGGAGACCGCCATGCGATGCGCGGAGACCCGTTCGGCGTTGCCGAGGCTCTGCGCGATCTGCTCCGGGGTCGCGCCGAGTTCGAGGGCGATCGCGGCGGCGGTGAGGGCGTTGCCGACCTGGTGCGGTCCGTGGACGGCGAGCCGGACGGCCGCCTCGCCCTTCGGCGTGACGAGCGTGAAGCGGGCGCGGGCCTGCTCGTCCAGCTCGACGTCCGTCGCGCGGACGTGGGCGTTCGGGTGCTCGCCGACCAGCACCACCCTGGCCTTGGTGCGCGGGGCCATGCCCGCGACCAGCGGGTCGTCGGCGTTCAGGACCGCGACGCCGTCCTCGGGCAGCGCCTCGACCAGCTCGCCCTTGGCCTGGGCGATGCCCTGCCGTGAGCCGAACTCGCCGACGTGGGCGCTGCCGACGTTCAGCACGGCGCCGACGCGCGGCGGGGCGACCCGGCACAGCTCGGCGATGTGCCCGACGCCCCGGGCGCTGAGCTCCAGCACCAGGAACCGGGTGGTCTCGTCGGCGCGCAGGGCGGTCCACGGGTGGCCCAGCTCGTTGTTGAACGAGCCGGGCGGCGCGATGGTCGGGCCGAGGGGCGCGAGGACCTGGGCGATGAGGTCCTTGGTGGACGTCTTGCCGGACGAGCCGGTCACGCCGATCACGGTCAGGTTTTCGAGCCGGTCCGTGACGTGCCGGGCGAGCCTGGCCAGTGCCGCGAGCACCGCCGCGCCCGCGCCGTCCGTGTCGCCGGACAGCACGTAGGCCTTGCCGGCGGACTGCTCGACGGGCGGCGCGATGACGGCCGGCGCGTCGACCTCGCGTCCGGCCAGCACGCCGACCGCACCCTGCGTGACCGCTTGGGCGGCGAAGTCGTGGCCGTCGACGCGTTCACCGGGCAGCGCCACGAACAGGCCGCCGACCGTGACCTTGCGGGTGTCGAACTCGACGCTGCCGGTGACCACCTCGGCGCCGGTGGCGTTGTGCAGCTTGCCGCCGACCGCCTCGGCGATCTCGGCCAGGCTCAGCTGGATCACTTGACGGCTCCCCGGATCGCGTTCGTCAGTGCGTCCACGTCGGAGAACGGGTGCACGACGCCCGCGACCTCCTGGCCGGTCTCGTGGCCCTTGCCCGCGATCACGACGACGTCGCCGGCGCGTGCGAGGGACACGGCGTGCTCGATGGCGCCGCGGCGGTCGCCGATCTCCACGACCTCGCCGCGTTCGTCGTCCGGCACGGCCAGCGCGCCGCGCAGCATCGCCGCCCGGATCTCCGCCGGGTCCTCGCTGCGCGGGTTGTCGTCGGTGACGACCAGGACGTCGCTGCGCCGGGCCGCCTCCTCGCCCATCAGTGGCCGCTTGGCCGTGTCACGGTCCCCGCCGCAGCCCAGGACGGTGATGATCCGGCCGGTGGCACGGGCGCGGACCGCGTCGAGGGCGAGCGCGACGGCCGCGGGCTTGTGCGAGTAGTCCACGACTGCGGTGAAGCCCTGGCCTTCGTCGATGCGCTGCATCCGGCCGGGGACCTGGACGTTCTTCAAGCCTTCGCGGATGGCCTCGGTCGGGACGCCCTGGGAGTGCAGGCAGGCGATCGCGAGGAGGGCGTTGGCGACGTTGAAGTCGCCGGGGAGGCTGAGCTCGACGTCGATCGTGACGCCGTCCGGGCCGTGCGCGGTGAACGCCTGCTCGCCGGTCGCGGACACGGTGACGTCGGCGGACGTCCAGTCGGCCGGTTTCGTCGTGGCGACCGTGACGGTGTGGTCCTTGACCAGCCGGGGACCCCACTCGCCGTCCACGCAGACCACTTCGGTGTGGGCCCGGCCGTCGAACAGCTCGGCCTTGGTCCGGAAGTAGTCCTCCATGTCGGGGTGGAAGTCCAGGTGGTCCTGGGAGAGGTTGGTGAACGCGCCGATGGAGAACCCGACGCCGCCGACCCGGCCGAGGCGCAGCGCGTGGCTGGAGACCTCCATGGTGACGTCCGTGGTGCCGCATTCGAGCATCACGGCCAGCAGGGCTTGCAGGTCAGGGGCCTCGGGCGTGGTGAGGGCGCTGTCCAGCCGGCGACCGGCGACGCGCGTCTCGACCGTGCCGATGAGCCCCGTGGCGCGACCGGCCGCCCGGAGCACCGAGTCGATCATGTAGCTGGTGGTGGTCTTGCCGGACGTGCCGGTGACGCCCCACACGTTCAGCCTGGTCGACGGGTGACCGTAGACGCGGGACGCGAGGTGCCCGAGCACGGCGCGCGGGTCCGGGTGCACCAGCACGGGCACCCCGTGGACCTTCTCCGCGCCCTCCGCGTCGGTCAGCACGGCCACCGCGCCGTTCTCCACGGCTTGGGCGGCGAAGTCGGCGCCGTGCACGCGTGTGCCCGGCAATGCGGCGAACAGGTCTCCCGGTCGGACGTGCTGGGCGCGCAACGTCACGCCGCCGACCTGGACATGTGCCCGGTCGGGAGCGGTCAGGTGCGCGTCGACCGTCGTGGCGAGTTCGGACACGGCGACGGGCTGGGTGCGGGAAGGGCGAGGCGGAGCGGTCGCGACCTTGCCCCCTAGCTTGGCAGGCACGCGCGGAAGGCTACCGGCGTACGGAGAGTGGTCGCCCGGCACGTCCACTCCGGACCGGTGCCGAGGGTTCGTCACAACCTCCACCCCCTCCCCCGGTCGGCACGGCCGGATGCGGTCGAGCGGGCAACACGCCTGCCCACGCGGGCCTCGTCGTGGCCCGACGCGGGTCCTACGGTGGCAGTCTTGCGGAAGTTCGGCTGGAGGGCCGACGCGGGCACCAGGGCAGGTGCAACGCGCGCCCACCACCCGCGGTGCCGCCAAGGCCACTGTGGAAGCCGCGCCCGCCCGGATCACCGCACCTACCGGCTCACAGCACCAGCGGCACGATCGGGCTCTGCTCGGCGGACAACGGCACCTGGTAGCGCTGCGACAGGTACGACGCGATGTCGTGGAACAGCGGCGCGGCGGACTGGGGGCCGACGGTCGGGTTGTCCAGCATGATGCCGACGACGAACCTGGGGTTGTCGGCGGGCAGGATGCCGGCGAACGTGATCCAGTGCTGGGAGTTGCTGTAGCAGCCGCACTTGGCGTCGATCTGCTGCGCCGTCCCCGTCTTCCCGCTGATCTGGTAGCCGGGCAGTGCCGCCGACGGCCCGGTGCCGGTCTGCCCCGGCGCGTTCTGCACCACCGCCCGGAACATCTCCCGCACCGTCTTCGCCGTCTGCGGGGACACGACCCGCTCGCTCTGCGGCGGCCCCATCTCCTTGCGACTGCCATCGGCCGACACCTCGGCCCGCACGATCCGCGGCGGGATGCGCACGCCGTCGTTCGCGATCGCCTGGTACATCCCGGTCATCTGGAGCAGCGTCATGTTCAGGCCCTGCCCGATCGGCAGGTTGCCGAACGTCGACCCGGACCACTGGTTGAGCGGCGGCACGAACCCCGGTTCCTCACCGGGCAGGCCGGACTGCGTCCGCTCGCCCAGCCCGAACTTCCGCAGCATGTCGTAGTACCGGTCCCGCCCGATCTCCTGCGCCGCCATCAGCGTGCCGACGTTGGAGGACTTCGCGAACACGCCGGTGAACGTCATGTCCAGCCGACCGTGCGGCCAGGCGTCCCCGACCACCCGGTCGGCGACCTTGATGCTGTCGTCCACCTGGAGCACGCTGTCCGGCTGGAACACGCCGTCCTCGATGGCCGTCGCGGCGGTCACGATCTTGTTCACCGAACCCGGCTCGAACACCGACGTGACGGCGATGTTCCGCAACTGGTCCTCGGAGGCCTTGCCGAAGTCGTACGGGTCGAACGTCTTGTCGTTGGCCATCGCCAGGATCTCGCCGGTCCGGCGGTCGAGCACCACCGCGGACCCGCTGCGTGCCGCGCTCTTGGCCGTGTAGTCCTTCACCATGCGCTGCAACGCGTACTGCGTGTCCACGTCCAACGTCAGTTCGAGGCTCTTACCGGGTGTGGCGGCGGCCAGTTCACGCGATCGCCCCGGCCCCGGGATGACGACGTTGTTGCCCTGCATGGTGTCCACGACCCGGCGCCCGTTGCTGCCGGCGAGCAGGTTGTCCTGCGCGTTCTCCAACCCCAGCAGGCCGTGCGTAGCGGGCGGCTCCTTGTCCCGGCGCCAGTTCGCCGCGCCGACGATGTTCGAGGCCAGCTCGCCGTTCGGGTAGACCCGCACGGCCCGGTACTCGGACCCGATGTCGGCGTACTTCTCCGTGATGACGGCGGCCTTGCCCGGATCGACGTTGTCGACCAGCTCGATGTACGTGGTGTCCTTGGACAGCTTGGCGAGGATGGTGTCCCGGTCGGTCTTCTGCCCGTTGACCTCGCGGCCGAGCGTCTGCTCGATGAACCCCGCGATGGCCGCGACCCGGTCCTCGAAGCTGCCGATCTCCGGCTTGGCCTCCAGCTCCTCGGCCCACGTCTGGCGCATCAGCTGGGGCACGGCGTAGAGCGCCCGCGCCTCGACGCTGAACGCCAGCTGCTTGCCGTTGCGGTCGAGGATCGAGCCGCGCGCGGCCGGGATGTCGATGGGCGTGGCGCGCTGCCGCTCGGCTCGCGCGGACAGCGCCTCCGCCTGGAAGCCCTGGACGTGCACGAGCTTGATGCCCGCGGCGACCAGCGCGCCCACCAGCAGCAGCCGGCCGACCGTGAGGCGGACCCGGCTGTTGCCGCGCCGTCGTTTGGGGGCGGGCCCCCGGACGGACAACGGGCGTCGCACGGGCCTGCCCCGGCTGGGCCCCGGCATCACTGACCTCCTGGTACCGGCTGTCCCGCGGGATTCGGCCCGGCCTGCTCCGACCCGGCCGGCGGCTGGGTGGCCTGGCCCTCGGGCGGTGAGACGGCTTGGCCCGCGGGCGGTGAGGCCGCCTGGTCGGGTGGCGTCTGCTGTTGGTTGCCTGGCTGGTTCTGCGCCGGCTGGTTCTGGGCCGGCGCCTCGACCGGAGGCGCGGCGGACGCGGGCGGCGGTGGCGGCTCGACCGCGGACGGCTTGCCGTACACCTCGACCGTCCCGTCCGGCAGCTTCCGCAACCTTGCCGGGTCGCCCGCCGGGAGCATCCCCAGCTTCGCCGCGGCCTCGGCCAGGTTCAGCGGCGACTCGGCCAGCGCGACCTCCTGCCGCAGCTGCTCGACCTGCCGGGCGAGCCGGGTCTCCTCGGCCCGCGCGTCCTGCAACCGGTACGAGTCCGCCGTCGCCTGGGTGGACAGCCACATGATCGCCGTGATGCCCACGCCGAGCACGACCATCACCATCACCACGAACGGCGCCTTGGGCGCCACCACGGGCTGACGGGTCACCGCCGGACCGCGTGCCGCCGAACTGCGCTGCGCCCGCCGCGCGTAGGCGCGCTCCGCCGCCGGCGACCGGCGACGTTCCGCCGGCACGGCCTTCAGCGCGCGCTCACGGGGCTTGGCAGTCCGGGCCGGGGACGGCACACCGCCGCCGGCCCGTGCCGGTGCGGTCATGTCGCCTCCCGGATGCGTTCCGCCGCCCTCAGCCTCACCGAGGCGGCCCTGGGGTTGTCCGCGATCTCCTGC
This is a stretch of genomic DNA from Saccharothrix ecbatanensis. It encodes these proteins:
- the murD gene encoding UDP-N-acetylmuramoyl-L-alanine--D-glutamate ligase; the protein is MGFLSGRHVLVAGAGVTGRSAAEALLAADAVVTVTDGSADNLAALEQLLPGVTLVPGLVAPPPGTDLVVTSPGWRPSSPLLVAAAAAGVEVIGEVELAWRMGMELADPPTWLAVTGTNGKTTTVGMLESILRAAGLDAVACGNVGLPVVDALLAGRRVLAVELSSFQLHWSPSVRPFAGVLLNLAEDHLDWHGTFEAYAAAKAGVLTGEVGIGGVDDPVVARLLARSSARAHIGFTLGSPEEGQLGVHDGQLVDRAFGASDTVLLPADDVRPGGPPGIADALAAAALARAHGVPASAVARGLREFRPGAHRAVLVATAGGVSYVNDSKATNPHAAAASLRSHERVVWVAGGLLKGASVDELVRSEGHRLRGAVVIGADREVIASALARHAPSVPVAVLDDASDAAMENAVRAARSMAQDGDAVVLAPAAASMDMFSDYAHRGQAFTEAVLKLTG
- the mraY gene encoding phospho-N-acetylmuramoyl-pentapeptide-transferase; translation: MKSILIAAAIALIASIMLTPYLIKVFSRQGFGQEIREEGPQSHKTKRGTPTMGGVAILVAMWAGYLGSHLVNSMSASAQEQTPSASGLLVLMLTTSLGLVGFLDDFIKIRKQRNLGLNKTAKLVGQFLATIIFAVLVIQFPNKDGYTPASVNLSFVRDISVVSFGVVGFVVFCYAAISAWSNAVNLTDGLDGLAGGTSAMVLGTYVVISFWQFRYNCSNLLVAGCYDVRDPLDLAVVAAAAMAGCIGFLWWNAAPAKIFMGDTGSLALGGLVAGLAITTRTELLMVVIGGLFVVEALSVVLQVAVFRTSRRRLFRMAPFHHHFELAGWAETTVIIRFWLLAGMCCMLGLGLFYSEWLTAVES
- a CDS encoding UDP-N-acetylmuramoyl-tripeptide--D-alanyl-D-alanine ligase, coding for MIQLSLAEIAEAVGGKLHNATGAEVVTGSVEFDTRKVTVGGLFVALPGERVDGHDFAAQAVTQGAVGVLAGREVDAPAVIAPPVEQSAGKAYVLSGDTDGAGAAVLAALARLARHVTDRLENLTVIGVTGSSGKTSTKDLIAQVLAPLGPTIAPPGSFNNELGHPWTALRADETTRFLVLELSARGVGHIAELCRVAPPRVGAVLNVGSAHVGEFGSRQGIAQAKGELVEALPEDGVAVLNADDPLVAGMAPRTKARVVLVGEHPNAHVRATDVELDEQARARFTLVTPKGEAAVRLAVHGPHQVGNALTAAAIALELGATPEQIAQSLGNAERVSAHRMAVSERPDGVTIVNDAYNANPESVRAALKSLATISRAATPARRSWAVLGPMAELGADSIRAHDEIGRLAVRLDINKLVVVGQDARAMQQGAHLEGSWGEEAILVPDVTAAVELLRDQVRPGDVVLVKASNSYGLWRVAEALLEAVSK
- a CDS encoding UDP-N-acetylmuramoyl-L-alanyl-D-glutamate--2,6-diaminopimelate ligase, with product MPAKLGGKVATAPPRPSRTQPVAVSELATTVDAHLTAPDRAHVQVGGVTLRAQHVRPGDLFAALPGTRVHGADFAAQAVENGAVAVLTDAEGAEKVHGVPVLVHPDPRAVLGHLASRVYGHPSTRLNVWGVTGTSGKTTTSYMIDSVLRAAGRATGLIGTVETRVAGRRLDSALTTPEAPDLQALLAVMLECGTTDVTMEVSSHALRLGRVGGVGFSIGAFTNLSQDHLDFHPDMEDYFRTKAELFDGRAHTEVVCVDGEWGPRLVKDHTVTVATTKPADWTSADVTVSATGEQAFTAHGPDGVTIDVELSLPGDFNVANALLAIACLHSQGVPTEAIREGLKNVQVPGRMQRIDEGQGFTAVVDYSHKPAAVALALDAVRARATGRIITVLGCGGDRDTAKRPLMGEEAARRSDVLVVTDDNPRSEDPAEIRAAMLRGALAVPDDERGEVVEIGDRRGAIEHAVSLARAGDVVVIAGKGHETGQEVAGVVHPFSDVDALTNAIRGAVK
- a CDS encoding peptidoglycan D,D-transpeptidase FtsI family protein, with the protein product MPGPSRGRPVRRPLSVRGPAPKRRRGNSRVRLTVGRLLLVGALVAAGIKLVHVQGFQAEALSARAERQRATPIDIPAARGSILDRNGKQLAFSVEARALYAVPQLMRQTWAEELEAKPEIGSFEDRVAAIAGFIEQTLGREVNGQKTDRDTILAKLSKDTTYIELVDNVDPGKAAVITEKYADIGSEYRAVRVYPNGELASNIVGAANWRRDKEPPATHGLLGLENAQDNLLAGSNGRRVVDTMQGNNVVIPGPGRSRELAAATPGKSLELTLDVDTQYALQRMVKDYTAKSAARSGSAVVLDRRTGEILAMANDKTFDPYDFGKASEDQLRNIAVTSVFEPGSVNKIVTAATAIEDGVFQPDSVLQVDDSIKVADRVVGDAWPHGRLDMTFTGVFAKSSNVGTLMAAQEIGRDRYYDMLRKFGLGERTQSGLPGEEPGFVPPLNQWSGSTFGNLPIGQGLNMTLLQMTGMYQAIANDGVRIPPRIVRAEVSADGSRKEMGPPQSERVVSPQTAKTVREMFRAVVQNAPGQTGTGPSAALPGYQISGKTGTAQQIDAKCGCYSNSQHWITFAGILPADNPRFVVGIMLDNPTVGPQSAAPLFHDIASYLSQRYQVPLSAEQSPIVPLVL